In a genomic window of Muntiacus reevesi chromosome 1, mMunRee1.1, whole genome shotgun sequence:
- the NOP2 gene encoding probable 28S rRNA (cytosine(4447)-C(5))-methyltransferase, which yields MGRKLDPTKKEKRGPGRKARKQKGAETELAKFLPAGGDENSKRLSSRARKRAAKRRSGSAGAPETKKSPGAKPLPGKLPKGAVQTPGKKEALSLFNVARGKKRPAPTHSSEEEEEEDSEGDGVVKQGDLWGSEDSDADMIDDYGADSNSEDEDEDDGEELLPIERAARKQKAQEAVAGGQWSEEETDEEEEEEQAEEEEEQASAGSGPGEDEEGGLQINVDEEEPFVLPPAGEMEQDAQAPDLQRVHKRIQDIVGVLRDFGTQREEGRSRSEYLQRLRKDLAVYYSYGDFLLGKLMDLFPLSELVEFLEANEVPRPITLRTNTLKTRRRDLAQALINRGVNLDPLGKWSKTGLVVYDSSVPIGATPEYLAGHYMLQGASSMLPVMALAPQEHERILDMCCAPGGKTSYIAQLMKNTGVILANDANAERLKSVVGNLHRLGVTNAIISHHDGRQFPKVVGGFDRVLLDAPCSGTGIISKDPAVKTNKDEKDILRCAHLQKELLLSAIDSVNATSKTGGYLVYCTCSIMVEENEWVVDYALRKRNVRLVPTGLDFGQEGFTRFRERRFHPTLRSTRRFYPHTHNMDGFFIAKFKKFSNSIPQSQTGNSATSTPANPDLPNLNGQVTPKSESGSTPAKKAGQAKQRLQKQLHPKKSSSQKQNGISKGTDVELSAVSSVTKAQASSKLQDSSQPAVTAAVVRELKEAGKLKQQSPKLQSSRKAAFWKQRAPPKAMNTDLPRAPSLSKTQATPKPEDRNQLVGNTTGAEKVKQQVAEQPFKKAAFQKQNGTPKGPKTPTVSSCSSSRPPPAKRRKSQSRGGRQPPLPSVDG from the exons ATGGGGCGCAAATTGGACCCTACGAAGAAGGAGAAGCGCGGGCCGGGCCGAAAGGCCCGGAAACAGAAAGGTGCAGAGACCGAACTCGCTAAATTCTTGCCTGCAG gtgGTGATGAAAATTCAAAAAGGCTGTCGAGTCGTGCTCGAAAGAG GGCAGCCAAGAGGAGGTCGGGCTCTGCTGGAGCCCCCGAGACGAAAAAGTCCCCTGGGGCTAAACCATTGCCTGGGAAGCTACCAAAAG GAGCCGTCCAGACACCTGGTAAGAAGGAAGCCTTGTCCTTATTTAACGTTGCTCGAGGCAAGAAGCGCCCAGCACCAACCCATAGCagtgaagaagaggaggaggaagactctGAAGGGGATGGTGTGGTGAAGCAGGGGGACCTCTGGGGCTCCGAGGACAGTGATGCCGATATGATAGATGACTATGGAGCGGACTCCAACTCAGAGGACGAAGATGAGGATGACGGTGAAGAG TTGCTGCCCATTGAAAGGGCTGCTCGGAAGCAGAAGGCCCAGGAAGCAGTTGCTGG GGGCCAGTGGAGCGAGGAGGAGACTGacgaagaggaggaagaggagcaggcagaggaggaagaggagcaggCGTCTGCAGGGTCAGGCCCCGGAGAGGACGAGGAGGGGGGCCTGCAGATCAATGTGGACGAGGAGGAGCCTTTTGTGCTGCCCCCTGCTGGGGAGATGGAGCAGG ATGCCCAGGCTCCAGACTTGCAGCGTGTTCACAAACGCATCCAGGATATAGTGGGCGTGCTGCGCGACTTTGGGACTCAGCGGGAGGAGGGTCGGTCCCGCTCGGAATACCTGCAGCGGCTTCGCAAGGACCTGGCCGTTTACTACTCCTACGGAGACTTCCTGCTGGGCAAGCTCATGGACCTCTTCCCTCTGTCCGAG CTGGTGGAGTTCCTGGAAGCCAACGAGGTGCCTCGGCCCATCACCCTCAGGACCAACACCTTGAAGACCCGGCGCCGGGACCTTGCTCAG GCACTCATCAATCGTGGAGTTAATCTGGACCCCCTGGGCAAGTGGTCCAAGACAGGACTCGTGGTGTATGACTCCTCGGTGCCCATTG GGGCCACGCCCGAGTACCTGGCCGGGCACTATATGCTGCAGGGGGCCTCCAGCATGTTGCCTGTCATGGCCTTGGCACCCCAGGAACACGAGCGGATCCTGGACATGTGCTGTGCCCCTGGAGGAAAGACCAGCTACATAG CCCAGCTCATGAAGAATACAGGTGTGATCCTCGCCAACGATGCCAATGCCGAGCGGCTGAAGAGCGTGGTGGGCAACCTGCACCGGCTGGGGGTCACCAACGCCATCATCAGCCACCATGACGGGCGCCAGTTCCCCAAG GTGGTGGGCGGCTTTGACCGAGTCCTGTTGGACGCTCCCTGCAGTGGCACCGGCATCATCTCCAAGGACCCTGCTGTAAAGACGAACAAG gatgagaaggacaTCCTACGATGTGCCCACCTACAGAAGGAGCTGCTCCTGAGCGCCATCGACTCTGTCAACGCCACCTCCAAGACGGGGGGCTACCTCGTCTACTGCACCTGCTCCATCATG GTGGAGGAGAATGAGTGGGTGGTGGACTACGCCCTGAGAAAGAGAAACGTGCGCCTGGTGCCCACTGGCCTGGACTTCGGCCAGGAGGGCTTCACCCGCTTCCGGGAAAGGCGCTTCCACCCCACGCTACGCTCCACCCGCCGCTTCTACCCTCACACCCACAACATGGATGGCTTCTTTATTGCCAAGTTCAAGAAATTCTCCAATTCTATCCCGCAGTCCCAAACAG GCAATTCTGCGACATCCACCCCCGCAAACCCAGACTTGCCCAACCTGAATGGGCAGGTGACCCCCAAGTCTGAGAGCGGCAGCACACCTGCCAAGAAGGCTGGTCAGGCAAAGCAACGGCTGCAGAAACAGCTGCATCCCAAGAAGTCTTCCTCCCAGAAGCAGAATGGCATCTCCAAAGGGACGGATGTAGAATTGTCCGCTGTGTCTTCTGTCACAAAGGCCCAAGCATCCTCCAAGCTCCAGGACAGTAGTCAGCCAGCTGTAACAGCAGCAGTGGTTAGGGAACTGAAGGAGGCTGGGAAACTAAAGCAACAGTCACCCAAACTGCAGTCCTCCAGGAAAGCTGCCTTCTGGAAGCAGCGTGCTCCTCCCAAGGCCATGAACACAGACTTGCCCAGAGCACCGTCCCTCTCTAAGACCCAAGCCACACCCAAGCCTGAGGACCGAAACCAGCTTGTTGGAAACACCACAGGGGCTGAGAAGGTTAAGCAGCAGGTGGCAGAGCAACCTTTCAAGAAAGCTGCCTTCCAGAAACAGAATGGCACCCCCAAGGGACCTAAGACTCCCACTGTGTCCTCCTGCAGTTCCAGCCGGCCCCCGCCAGCAAAGAGGAGAAAATCTCAGTCCAGAGGCGGCCGCCAGCCTCCGCTGCCTTCAGTGGATGGTTGA